The Anas platyrhynchos isolate ZD024472 breed Pekin duck chromosome 3, IASCAAS_PekinDuck_T2T, whole genome shotgun sequence genome includes a window with the following:
- the SNX5 gene encoding sorting nexin-5 isoform X2, producing MQQLRSVSVDLNVDPSLQIDIPDALSEKDRVKFTVHTKTTLPAFQSSEFSVTRQHEDFVWLHDTLTETEEYAGLIIPPAPSKPDFDGPREKMQKLGEGEVSMTKEEFAKMKQELEAEYLAVFKKTVSSHEIFLQRISSHPVLSKDRNFHVFLEYDQDLSVRRKNTKEMFGGFLKSVVKSADEVLFSGVKEVDDFFEQEKTFLVNYYNRIKDACAKADKMTRSHKNVADDYIYTSACLNSLALEEPTVIKKYLLKVAELFEKLRKVESRVSSDEDLKLSELLRYYMLNIEAAKDLLYRRTRALVNYENSNKALDKARLKSKDVRLAEEHQQDCCQKFEKISESAKQELMSFKQKRIAAFRKNLIEMAELEIKHAKNNVSLLQSCIDLFKN from the exons ATGCAGCAG CTGAGGTCCGTGTCTGTAGACCTGAATGTTGATCCTTCTCTCCAAATTGACATCCCGGATGCCCTGAGTGAAAAGGACAGAGTGAAGTTCACAGTACATACTAAG ACTACGCTGCCAGCTTTTCAAAGCTCTGAGTTTTCAGTTACAAGGCAGCACGAAGACTTTGTGTGGCTGCACGATACGCTCACTGAAACTGAGGAATATGCCGGCCTCATT ATACCTCCCGCACCTTCAAAGCCGGACTTTGATGGTCCCAGAGAGAAGATGCAGAAACTAGGAGAAGGGGAAGTGTCTATGACAAAAGAGGAGTTTGCCAAAATGAAGCAAGAACTGGAAGC tgaatACCTTGCTGTCTTCAAGAAGACTGTATCATCACATGAGATCTTCCTTCAGAGGATTTCTTCTCACCCTGTGCTCAGCAAAGATCgcaattttcatgttttcctggAGTATGACCAGGAT CTGAGTGTTcgaaggaaaaacacaaaagagatGTTTGGTGGCTTTCTAAAAAGTGTGGTAAAGAGTGCTGATGAAGTTCTCTTCTCTGGAGTCAAG GAAGTAGATGACTTTTTTGAGCAAGAGAAGACTTTTCTTGTAAACTACTACAACAGAATCAAGGATGCATGTGCAAAAGCAGATAAGATGACAAGATCTCATAAAA ATGTTGCAGATGACTATATTTATACTTCAGCTTGCTTGAACAGCCTGGCATTAGAGGAACCTACAGTTATCAAAAA gTATCTCTTGAAAGTTGCTGAGCTCTTTGAGAAACTCAGG AAAGTGGAGAGTAGAGTTTCTTCAGATGAAGACTTAAAGCTCTCTGAACTGTTGAGATACTACATGCTCAATATAGAAGCTGCTAAg GATCTTCTGTACAGACGTACAAGGGCTCTTGTCAATTATGAAAATTCAAACAAAGCTCTAGACAAAGCCAGGCTAAAGAGCAAGGACGTCAGGCTGGCGGAGGAACATCAGCAGGACTGTTGTCAGAAGTTTGAAAAGATTTCAGAATCTGCAAAACAAG AATTGATGAGCTTCAAACAGAAGAGAATAGCAGCCTTCCGCAAAAACCTAATTGAAATGGCAgaactggaaataaaacatGCAAAG aaCAATGTGTCTCTCCTGCAAAGCTGTATTGACTTGTTCAAGAACTAA
- the MGME1 gene encoding mitochondrial genome maintenance exonuclease 1 yields MLLVRMNFLQLLCRKPERLEMVFQLRHCKKQFPYMCLATSACLYSKKKKVNGYEQVDQEKYKSLVFSVTSYKASAQTPETILEEDGLLYGQPLKHAPPDEAETKTPKNWIPLINPNKRTPLLDSDSSLPMKIALQKTKIPSVTRILQQTIPPQQAFYLERWKQKMIEELGKDGFAEYTKNLFLQGELFHAALESMFLPEESAAKEQGEDAAISGYLSSVQHVLKDISEVRVLESAVQHGTLQYLGLVDCVAKYRGQLCVIDWKTSEKLKPSLKNTFDNPLQVAAYVGAINHDANYDFQVSCGLIVVAYKNGCPAHPHFMGPDLCSQYWNKWLLRLEEYMDRN; encoded by the exons ATGCTTCTTGTCAGAATGAATTTCCTACAGCTACTATGCAGGAAACCCGAGAGACTGGAAATGGTTTTTCAACTACGGCATTGCAAAAAGCAGTTCCCATACATGTGTCTGGCTACCTCCGCTTGTCTttacagcaagaagaaaaaagtgaacGGTTATGAGCAAGTTGatcaagaaaaatataaaagcttGGTCTTCTCTGTTACATCTTACAAAGCCAGTGCCCAAACACCAGAGACAATACTTGAAGAAGACGGTTTGTTATACGGACAGCCACTTAAACACGCACCTCCAGATGAAGCTGAAACAAAAACTCCCAAGAACTGGATTCCTCTCATAAACCCCAACAAGAGGACTCCGCTTCTTGACAGCGACTCCAGCCTGCCCATGAAAAttgctttgcagaaaacaaaaatccccagcGTTACCCGTATCCTTCAACAGACCATCCCTCCGCAGCAGGCCTTTTACCTAGAAAGGTGGAAGCAGAAAATGATAGAGGAACTTGGGAAGGATGGCTTTGCAGAGTATACTAAAA ATCTTTTCCTCCAAGGAGAGCTCTTCCATGCAGCTTTGGAATCTATGTTTTTGCCTGAAGAGTCGGCAGCTAAGGAGCAGGGAGAAGACGCTGCTATTTCTGGCTACTTATCAAGCGTGCAACACGTCTTAAAAGACATCAGTGAAGTCAGAGTTCTGGAAAGCGCAGTTCAGCATGGAACTCTTCAGTATCTGGGCCTGGTAGACTGCGTGGCTAAGTATCG AGGCCAGTTGTGTGTGATTGACTGGAAGACATCAGAGAAACTGAAGCCGTCTCTGAAGAATACTTTTGACAACCCACTGCAGGTTGCAGCGTATGTTGGGGCCATCAATCACGATGCCAATTACGACTTCCAG GTCAGTTGTGGACTCATAGTGGTTGCCTATAAGAACGGTTGCCCCGCACATCCGCACTTCATGGGTCCAGACCTGTGCTCACAGTACTGGAATAAGTGGCTTCTGCGCCTCGAGGAATACATGGACAGAAACTGA
- the SNX5 gene encoding sorting nexin-5 isoform X1: MALLREDAQSKLRSVSVDLNVDPSLQIDIPDALSEKDRVKFTVHTKTTLPAFQSSEFSVTRQHEDFVWLHDTLTETEEYAGLIIPPAPSKPDFDGPREKMQKLGEGEVSMTKEEFAKMKQELEAEYLAVFKKTVSSHEIFLQRISSHPVLSKDRNFHVFLEYDQDLSVRRKNTKEMFGGFLKSVVKSADEVLFSGVKEVDDFFEQEKTFLVNYYNRIKDACAKADKMTRSHKNVADDYIYTSACLNSLALEEPTVIKKYLLKVAELFEKLRKVESRVSSDEDLKLSELLRYYMLNIEAAKDLLYRRTRALVNYENSNKALDKARLKSKDVRLAEEHQQDCCQKFEKISESAKQELMSFKQKRIAAFRKNLIEMAELEIKHAKNNVSLLQSCIDLFKN; the protein is encoded by the exons ATGGCCCTGCTCCGGGAGGACGCGCAGAGCAAG CTGAGGTCCGTGTCTGTAGACCTGAATGTTGATCCTTCTCTCCAAATTGACATCCCGGATGCCCTGAGTGAAAAGGACAGAGTGAAGTTCACAGTACATACTAAG ACTACGCTGCCAGCTTTTCAAAGCTCTGAGTTTTCAGTTACAAGGCAGCACGAAGACTTTGTGTGGCTGCACGATACGCTCACTGAAACTGAGGAATATGCCGGCCTCATT ATACCTCCCGCACCTTCAAAGCCGGACTTTGATGGTCCCAGAGAGAAGATGCAGAAACTAGGAGAAGGGGAAGTGTCTATGACAAAAGAGGAGTTTGCCAAAATGAAGCAAGAACTGGAAGC tgaatACCTTGCTGTCTTCAAGAAGACTGTATCATCACATGAGATCTTCCTTCAGAGGATTTCTTCTCACCCTGTGCTCAGCAAAGATCgcaattttcatgttttcctggAGTATGACCAGGAT CTGAGTGTTcgaaggaaaaacacaaaagagatGTTTGGTGGCTTTCTAAAAAGTGTGGTAAAGAGTGCTGATGAAGTTCTCTTCTCTGGAGTCAAG GAAGTAGATGACTTTTTTGAGCAAGAGAAGACTTTTCTTGTAAACTACTACAACAGAATCAAGGATGCATGTGCAAAAGCAGATAAGATGACAAGATCTCATAAAA ATGTTGCAGATGACTATATTTATACTTCAGCTTGCTTGAACAGCCTGGCATTAGAGGAACCTACAGTTATCAAAAA gTATCTCTTGAAAGTTGCTGAGCTCTTTGAGAAACTCAGG AAAGTGGAGAGTAGAGTTTCTTCAGATGAAGACTTAAAGCTCTCTGAACTGTTGAGATACTACATGCTCAATATAGAAGCTGCTAAg GATCTTCTGTACAGACGTACAAGGGCTCTTGTCAATTATGAAAATTCAAACAAAGCTCTAGACAAAGCCAGGCTAAAGAGCAAGGACGTCAGGCTGGCGGAGGAACATCAGCAGGACTGTTGTCAGAAGTTTGAAAAGATTTCAGAATCTGCAAAACAAG AATTGATGAGCTTCAAACAGAAGAGAATAGCAGCCTTCCGCAAAAACCTAATTGAAATGGCAgaactggaaataaaacatGCAAAG aaCAATGTGTCTCTCCTGCAAAGCTGTATTGACTTGTTCAAGAACTAA
- the SNX5 gene encoding sorting nexin-5 isoform X3: MLRSVSVDLNVDPSLQIDIPDALSEKDRVKFTVHTKTTLPAFQSSEFSVTRQHEDFVWLHDTLTETEEYAGLIIPPAPSKPDFDGPREKMQKLGEGEVSMTKEEFAKMKQELEAEYLAVFKKTVSSHEIFLQRISSHPVLSKDRNFHVFLEYDQDLSVRRKNTKEMFGGFLKSVVKSADEVLFSGVKEVDDFFEQEKTFLVNYYNRIKDACAKADKMTRSHKNVADDYIYTSACLNSLALEEPTVIKKYLLKVAELFEKLRKVESRVSSDEDLKLSELLRYYMLNIEAAKDLLYRRTRALVNYENSNKALDKARLKSKDVRLAEEHQQDCCQKFEKISESAKQELMSFKQKRIAAFRKNLIEMAELEIKHAKNNVSLLQSCIDLFKN, from the exons ATG CTGAGGTCCGTGTCTGTAGACCTGAATGTTGATCCTTCTCTCCAAATTGACATCCCGGATGCCCTGAGTGAAAAGGACAGAGTGAAGTTCACAGTACATACTAAG ACTACGCTGCCAGCTTTTCAAAGCTCTGAGTTTTCAGTTACAAGGCAGCACGAAGACTTTGTGTGGCTGCACGATACGCTCACTGAAACTGAGGAATATGCCGGCCTCATT ATACCTCCCGCACCTTCAAAGCCGGACTTTGATGGTCCCAGAGAGAAGATGCAGAAACTAGGAGAAGGGGAAGTGTCTATGACAAAAGAGGAGTTTGCCAAAATGAAGCAAGAACTGGAAGC tgaatACCTTGCTGTCTTCAAGAAGACTGTATCATCACATGAGATCTTCCTTCAGAGGATTTCTTCTCACCCTGTGCTCAGCAAAGATCgcaattttcatgttttcctggAGTATGACCAGGAT CTGAGTGTTcgaaggaaaaacacaaaagagatGTTTGGTGGCTTTCTAAAAAGTGTGGTAAAGAGTGCTGATGAAGTTCTCTTCTCTGGAGTCAAG GAAGTAGATGACTTTTTTGAGCAAGAGAAGACTTTTCTTGTAAACTACTACAACAGAATCAAGGATGCATGTGCAAAAGCAGATAAGATGACAAGATCTCATAAAA ATGTTGCAGATGACTATATTTATACTTCAGCTTGCTTGAACAGCCTGGCATTAGAGGAACCTACAGTTATCAAAAA gTATCTCTTGAAAGTTGCTGAGCTCTTTGAGAAACTCAGG AAAGTGGAGAGTAGAGTTTCTTCAGATGAAGACTTAAAGCTCTCTGAACTGTTGAGATACTACATGCTCAATATAGAAGCTGCTAAg GATCTTCTGTACAGACGTACAAGGGCTCTTGTCAATTATGAAAATTCAAACAAAGCTCTAGACAAAGCCAGGCTAAAGAGCAAGGACGTCAGGCTGGCGGAGGAACATCAGCAGGACTGTTGTCAGAAGTTTGAAAAGATTTCAGAATCTGCAAAACAAG AATTGATGAGCTTCAAACAGAAGAGAATAGCAGCCTTCCGCAAAAACCTAATTGAAATGGCAgaactggaaataaaacatGCAAAG aaCAATGTGTCTCTCCTGCAAAGCTGTATTGACTTGTTCAAGAACTAA